In the Colletotrichum lupini chromosome 4, complete sequence genome, AAAGTCCGCCTGAGCGTCGACGACCATAAGCATAAGACTGATACCGAGGACTTGCGCAATCGACGCGACAGTCATGACGAGAGCCACCTTGTTCGATTTGGAGTTCACCGCTCCAGCAACGAACGATCCAACTGCGCAGGCTCCAAGCATAGGCAACAGGTACATGCCGGACTGGAGAGGGCTCTTCTGCGCAATCACCTGCATGCGTTCCGGGATAATGACGGTGAGGGCAACATAGGGGAGTCCTGTGAGGAAGGTAACGGCCAAGCCGCACATGAAGGGCCGGCGTCGAGCAAGATGTACCGGAAAGACAGGCTCTTGATGCGAGCACCGCAGATGGTCGATTAAGAGGCAGCGATTTCGGTAAAGGTAGTTCTCGAAGATGCCAAAGATACCCCAGCAAGCCCCAGAGCACACGAACATGACGATGACGGTCCAGTGGTCCCAACCGTAGTATGTGTATCCACCACGCTCGATAGCGACAACCAGAAAGGCCGAGCCAAAGAAGAGAGTGGTCATACCAACCACGTCAAGCTTCTTGAATGCCGTCCAAGAGTAAATCTTGAAGGCCTGTCGGTCTTTGGGGTAGGACAAGACGAGGCAGGCCACAGCGAACACACCGATGGGAATGTTGAGTCCAAAGATCCAGCGCCAGGTAATCTTGGAGACAATGACACCGCCCAAGATGGGGCCCAGAAGGAAAGCCGCGGCGAGAGTGATTCCGATGATGCCGCCCATTAGAGCTGGGTTGTGGGCAGGACCTTGCTCAAGCAGACAGGTCTGGGCGAGGCTGTACAAGCCCGAGCCTCCGACACCCTGAAAGGCGCGGCCGATGATCAGGAGCTTCATGCTTTTCGCGCCCGCACACAGAGCCGAGAAGATGACGAAGACGGCCCAACTGTAGAAGAGCATGGTTCGGCGACCGTAAATGTCACTGCACTTGGCAATTCCGACAGCGCAGCCCATGTAGGTGAGAAGGTAGGCCAGAAGGACAAAGGAAGCGTGCTGGTGGTCGCCAATCTCCTCAGAGATGGCAATGAGGGAGGTGGCAATGATGGACGTATCGAGAGTAGCGAGGAACAAGCCAACGAGAAGGCTATCTGGTCAGCTGGGTTCGCGAGAACGCTGCAATTCCCTTACCTGAAGACGATCAAGACTCTCTCAATCGTAGGCTGGCGAAGGCTGGCAGCGGGATACTCCGCGCCACGACGGGGAGCAAAATTCGCGACAGCGAAGCCAGCGGTATCGCCCAGAGACGGATTGGGGTAGGAGAGCTGGTCAGCCATCTCGCGACGAGAGGGAGACTGGGCGGCCATTGCTGCGATGATCTTGACAATGGTTGGCGGCGGTTTTTTTGTCGTCAGAGCGGAATAGAGTAAGGTTGACGGTTGTCTTCTCCTCTCAGGGGCAGAAGATGGAAAGACGCCTTCGAATCTTACCGATGGCAATATTCGAAGCTTGATTTCAGCTTGTCTCGAAGAGATATGGCGATGAGGCAAAGGTTTTCTGAAAAGTAGAGGGGAAAGAGAGGGATTGTGTGGGTGTGATATGGGGAGAGAAGGCGTTTGAGTCAAGGAAATCTGGTTGAGGAAGGTTTCTGAGGATACCTGGCTGCTCTCGCCTCAATGGGTATAGGGGCTAGCTTGTTTTCCCTGATGGATAGGGAAAGAGAACCAGTAACAAGACAGTGATCAGCCTTGTACCTGCCTGTCCTGAGAGCCTTTGCAGAGTTGGTTGAGGAAGGTAGACGTGGGCCTTGGCTGGTAATTGAACTGTTGGTTACCTCGACGATGCAACAACAAGGTAGGTGGTGTGAGGAGGAAAGGAACACTTTGAGGGTACGTGTGTGCGCGTGTGTATGTGTGAACACACATCCCTCTTTGGTGTGAGGACTTGAGCGGCAGCAAGGAACAAACGAGGTAAACAGCTGCCCATCCTCTCCAACTTGGACAGTGGCCGCAACACATAGTTATACTGACCGCAGCTCTTTACCCTCGTGTTGACAGTAGAAGAAGAGCACCAGATGCACCTATCCATGATGCCCGAGACAGTGGTTTTCCTAGAGGCTTGCTCATCCAGCCTAGGCCAGGGTGAAGATGAGATCTTCTCTGACAGTTCCACCTTGGGTAGGCGAAGACACGGACAATGACGGGTGCTGTGCAAGGTGGGACAAACAACTTGAAAGCGTCAAGACTGTGAAGCATAGTTGTGGCAGTTGTTCGCGTGCCCTATGCCCTGGTCTCGCTCGGCTGTGGTGACGAAAACATCATGTTCCAAGACAAAGGCTTTCTTGCTTGAGAATGGAGGCCGAGGAAAAGCCAGGGGCAAGATGGTGACTGCGCATCCCATCAGAGGGGAGAAGGCAAGCCATTGGTAGGATGTGTCAGGCAAATGTCCCAATTGCTAGTCTCTCAGAAATAGAAGAGCTGCCACTAGGGTGACAGAAACAGGTCCCGTTGTTGTACAAACCCCAGGACTCTTCAGCATTCGAGGCCGTGGCATTTCGTAAATAAGCCACTCAAGTCCCCGACTGGGGTGGGGGAAATTTATATCAAGCAACACTGTTTGACTCTGAGCCGGTGCAACGGAATATCGACTGGCTGTCTCCGGTTGATGCCAGAATCCGACAGTACTACCCTGTGTACATTCAGCTCTGTATTTTCAGAGTAACAAGACGAAAAGAGAGAGGAAATCGCAGTAGGAAAACGAAGTGCCTACCGGATCTGTGTATCCCCGACCGACCTCCCGTCTGCACCACTAGCTCTGCACGCCCCATTTGGAACGTTGTGTTCCCAGATGCCTCGTGGTTGAGTCGCCATCGTTCTACCCACTTGGATAGGAACAGATGCGCAGAGCGCCACCAGCACCCGACTCTGCATTTTCAAATGTTGTGTTCAATCCATCAGTCGAAAAACGCAATGGAAGAAAGGTCGCTCGTTTGAAAGCTTGAGAGCTGCGAAGTGAGGTCATGGGCCACGCTGCTTAGCCGAACAACTTTTGGTCCGGCCCGTGTACGACCTCGCCTGGCATTCCCTCAATGGTTGCTGCAGCGCTGGGCGACAACGTTTTCGGCAGCATATCCTTGTCAAAAACTGGGGGATCTGTAAAGAGAGGCATGTTGAAGCGCTTTGGCCTGCCAAGATGGTGTGTATCACAGATACTAGGGGTCGAACTCCCCTCGTCTTGATTGATGAGGGTTGTACACCTGCTTGTGGAACATCAAGTCGGTCCCAAAATGGTTCGATTGGCCAGACTGGGCAAAATGGTCTCGTTGTGTCAATTTCACCGTCAACTCAGCTCCATTTTGAACTGTCGTACAGGCTTTGAGTGTTTCGTCAATCGAGATGGTGCGGCCTCTCAATGGACATTCCGCCACATGAGATCACATGAGATCCTATGAGATGGTTGGATGTGTGTAGGCATGATCAACTTCAAAAGGAAATGAAAGTAACAATGAGCAGCATGAATGGAGGCGCTCGAGCCATGAAACATCCCTGACTTCGTGTGTGAAGTCGGAGCGGAAAATATGTTCGGTCCGAGATGCCCTTGGCTGAGCCTCTGAGGTGTGGTATGA is a window encoding:
- a CDS encoding major facilitator superfamily transporter; protein product: MAAQSPSRREMADQLSYPNPSLGDTAGFAVANFAPRRGAEYPAASLRQPTIERVLIVFSLLVGLFLATLDTSIIATSLIAISEEIGDHQHASFVLLAYLLTYMGCAVGIAKCSDIYGRRTMLFYSWAVFVIFSALCAGAKSMKLLIIGRAFQGVGGSGLYSLAQTCLLEQGPAHNPALMGGIIGITLAAAFLLGPILGGVIVSKITWRWIFGLNIPIGVFAVACLVLSYPKDRQAFKIYSWTAFKKLDVVGMTTLFFGSAFLVVAIERGGYTYYGWDHWTVIVMFVCSGACWGIFGIFENYLYRNRCLLIDHLRCSHQEPVFPVHLARRRPFMCGLAVTFLTGLPYVALTVIIPERMQVIAQKSPLQSGMYLLPMLGACAVGSFVAGAVNSKSNKVALVMTVASIAQVLGISLMLMVVDAQADFAPAYGFTLVFGLGVGLNFGSTTILSGVEAESTKEHAVAQGILAQARALGGCLGVAICTAMFNARVEILSDHLSPSERETLAHSPTQSSAWSSHLRNLVKHVYTDSFRDQTIFMIAACAIMVVAAVFTWEKEPRSITLLTGHAQQANKTRLQQEGNDHDGTEMSDMASVRSGHSAVSATVHGRTA